The DNA region ACACCAACTATTCCGCCACGGTTGCCTCGAACAACTTGGCTATGTCCAATCAGAACCTGCAGAAGAGCCTCAATCGTCTCTCTAGCGGTTCCAAAATTGTTTCCCCGGCCGATGATGCCGGTGGTCTCGCCGTTTCCATGAAGTTGTCCGCCGCAGCCAAGCGCTCCGGTGCGGCCGCGATCAACATCGGCAACTCCGCCTCGTACCTGCAAACGCAGGACGGCGTGCTCAAAGTCACCGGCAAGGTGCTCGAGCGCATGAGCGAGCTGAAGACCCTCTATAACGATCCGACGAAGAATAGCACCGACCTCTCGAACTATGATTCGGAGTTCACGTCGCTCCAAGCACAGCTCACGTCACTGGTCGCTGAAAAATTTAACGGCGTCACTCTGTTCGGTTCCACCGGTTCGGCCGGTCTCACCGTCTCGGTCACTGAAGACGGCAGCACCACTTCCGCTGTTACCCTCGCTAACCGGGATCTTTCCAGCACCGCGACCGGTATCGGTGCCCTCACGGTCAGCTCGATCACGAGCCTCGGTTCTTCCGGCCTCACCCTCACCGCGATCACGTCCGCGATCCAGAACGTCGCCACTTTCCGCGCCCAGAACGGCGCCGAGCAAAGCCGCCTCTCGTTCGCCGCCGAACTGCTCACGGTCAACAAGGCCAACCTCGAAGCCGCCAACAGCCGCATCATCGATGTGGACGTGGCCTCGGAGTCCACACAGCTCGCCCGCTGGAATACTCTCGTGCAGGCCGGTACTGCGATGCTCTCACAGGCCAATCAGAGCGCCCAGACCGCGCTCCGTCTCCTGCAGTAATAAAAAGTCTTTAGTCCGCCACCGGTTCTCCCACGCCATCTCCGACAGGTCCGCTGCTTCTCGCGCCAAACGAGATCCAGCCATACGCCGGAGAGGGGGAACGCCAGGTGTTGAATTTGAAAAAGCGGGAGCGTCTCGCGCCAAACGAACGCTCCGTCCGCAAGTCAGAGATTCCGGATACATCCGGATCGTTCCTTACTACCACTTAGCAAGCTAGCAAATCAAAGCCCGGCTCCCTTCCGCGCGCGCATCTCTCTCGATGCGCGGCCACCGAAGGAGAGTCCGGGCTATCCCTTCGCAGGGTGACACTTTTGGGGCATTCGCCTCGAACGGCTGGTCCTGTCCGGTTCTCTGGACCCGTGGCGACTACGGAAGTCGCACTCATCAAGGAAAGATAATCCCATGTCAGTTGTTATTAACACTAACTATTCGGCGACCGTTGCCTCCAACAACCTCGCCTCGTCCAATGCCATGCTGCAACGCAGCCTTAACCGGTTGTCCAGCGGCTCGAAGATCGTCACCCCGTCCGATGACGCCGGCGGTCTCGCTGTTTCGATGAAGCTCTCCGCCGCGGCTAAACGCCAGGGCGCAGTCGCCTCGAACATCGGCAACTCTGTCTCGTATCTGCAAACGCAGGACGGCGCTCTGAAGGTCACCGCCAAGGTGCTCGACCGCATGAGCGAGCTGAAGACCCTCTACGCTGATCCGACCAAGAACAGCTCCGACCTGGCCAACTACGACTCCGAGTTCACCGCTCTCCAGAGCCAGCTCACGTCTCTCGTGGCCGAGAAATTCAACGGCGTCACGCTGTTCGGCTCCTCCGGTGCCGCCGGCCTCACGGTCGCGGTCACGGAAGACGGCAGCACGACCTCCGCTGTCACCCTCGCCAACCGCGAGCTGTCGAGCACCTCGTCCGGCATCGGCGCCCTCACGGCAACGACTGTCACGAGCCTCGGTTCGTCCGGTCTGACGCTGAGCGCCATCACCAGCGCGATTCAGAACGTTGCCACGATGCGCGCCCAGAACGGCGCTGAGCAAAGCCGCCTCGGTTTCGCGGGCGAGCTCCTCACGACCAACAAGGCCAACTTGGAAGCCGCCAACAGCCGCATCGTCGATGTGGATGTCGCGCAGGAATCCACCCAGCTCGCACGCTGGAACACCCTCGTGCAGGCCGGCACTGCGATGCTCTCGCAGGCCAATCAAAGCGCTCAGACGGCCCTCCGTCTGATCTCGTAATCATCACCACTTTCCCGGTCGGCAGGTGGCTGCGCCAAACGGCCGCCAGCCGGCAGGGTTATAGAAAGGTTTAGCAGAACACGCGGTTCATCGCTTCCGCGCCGCCTTCGCCAAAAAGGCATCGCGCCCCGCGTCCACTCTGCTCGTCCGGCCCGTGTGCGGACAGTTCCTTACTACCACTCGTCAGTCAGCCCTAGCGGGCGAAAAAATCGGAGCATGATGTTCCGTCAGGTCTGGCCTTCACCGGTTCTAAGGAGGCTCGTGGCGACAACGGAAGGTCGCACTCATCAAGGAAAGATACCACTATGTCAGTTGTCATTAATACAAACTACTCGGCCACGGTTGCTTCAAACAATCTGGCCTCCTCGAACGCGATGTTGCAACGCAGCCTTAACCGGCTGTCGAGCGGCTCGAAGATCGTCACCCCGTCTGACGACGCCGGCGGTCTTGCTGTGTCCATGAAACTTTCTGCCGCGGCTAAACGCCAGGGCGCGGTTTCTTCGAACATCGGCAATTCCGTCTCGTACCTGCAGACGCAGGACGGCGCGCTCAAAGTCACTGGCAAGGTCCTCGATCGCATGAGCGAGCTGAAGACCCTCTACGCAGACCCGACCAAGAACAGCTCCGACCTGGCCAACTACGACTCCGAGTTCACCGCTCTCCAGAGCCAGCTCACGTCCCTCGTGGCCGAGAAGTTCAACGGCGTCACCCTGTTCGGTTCCGCCTCGCTCACAGTCGCAGTCACCGAAGACGGCAGCACGACTTCCGCTGTCAGCCTCGCCGGTCGCGACCTCGCTGGCACCAGCGCCGGTATCGGTGCTCTCACGTCATCGTCTGTCACGAGCCTCGGTTCGTCCGGTCTGACGCTGAGCGCCATCACCAGCGCGATTCAGAACGTCGCCACGATGCGCGCCCAGAACGGCGCTGAGCAGAGCCGCCTCGGTTTCGCGGGCGAGTTGCTCACGACCAACAAAGCCAACCTCGAAGCCGCTAACAGCCGCATCATCGATGTGGACGTGGCGCAGGAATCCACCCAGCTCGCACGTTGGAACACCCTCGTGCAGGCCGGTACCGCGATGCTTGCCCAGGCCAACGGCTCGGCGCAGACGGCTCTCCGTCTGATCTCGTAACGTTAGCGTCAGTGTTGATAAGCGTCTGATACGGATTCTTCCGTTAAGCCCCGTGCGCATTCGAGTGCGCACGGGGTTCTTTTTTATGAGGCATGGAGCAACGCTCCACGAGCTACGCCACCCGCTCGTACAACGCCGCCAGCTCCGCCGGTCCGAACGCCTTGCCCTCTTGCTTGAGCGCGAGCGCCGCCCGCAACAACTGCACGCCCCGCGCAGGCTTCCCCCGGTCCTTCCAATACGCGCCGAGAAAAAGCAGCGCGTCGCATTTCAACTCCGTCACATCGTAAGGCGGAATCTGCGGCGCCGCCACGCAGCCCAGCACGCGTTCGTACCAGCCGCGCGCCTCGTCGGCCCGCCCGAGCTTCGCCTCGGCTTCCGCGCGCAACGCCATCAGCTCCGGGTGCCAGCCCGCATCAAATTCCACCGGCATTTCCGCCAATGCTTCGTCGGCCCGCCCGAGCGCGAGTAGACAGGTGATCACGCGCACGTGGGCGCCGCGCGCGACCTCGTCTCCATCCGGCGCGCGGCGCGCGGCCTGAAGAGCGAACCGATAAATGGTGAGCGCCTCCTCATGCTCGCCGAGATCGAGATGACAGCCGCCGAGCAGGAAATAAGTCATCGGCGCGAGATCACCGCCACCGGCGATCTGCGTCTGAAAAATCTCCCGGTTGCGAAGCTGCTTCGCCCGGTTGCGCTCCCGGTTCGCGTAGCCGGTGTGAAGGAATTTCACCGTCAAGGTAAGCACGGGAACGCCTGCACGGCTGAGACTGGTCATAACCTGCTCGTGGATCGGCCACTCGTAGCGCACGTCAGCCCGGTTGGGGAAAACGCGCGTGATGTGCGCGAGCATTCCGGGCCGGCCGTCGGCCGACAGGTTTTGCAGCACCAGCTGAAACGCCACCGTGGCTCGGCCGTCTGCGTCCGTGTGCTGCGCGATGAGCTGACGCAGCGCAGCGCCGTCCTCGGGAAGCAAATACTCGTCCGCGTCCAGCACCAGAATCCACGCGCCCGTTGCCGCGGCGAGCGACTGGTTGCGCGCCCGGCTGAAATCATTTTCCCAACTGGATTGAATGAGCTGCGCACCGTGCTCACGCGCGATCGCCTGCGTGCCGTCGGTCGATCCCGTGTCCACGACGACGATCTCGTTGACGACGTCCTTCACCGACGCGAGGCAGCGGGCGAGCGTCTCGCGCTCGTTCTTCACGATCATGCACAAACTCAGGAGCGGGCGGGCGGCGAACGTGGGGGCGGGCGACGGCATGAAAAACGCCGCCACTGTGCGCGTGTGTCTGACGCTGTCGAGCCGTGTACTCGCCGGACTTGCGGTGCGCACGTTTTTCGACGGACTTGGGCGCGCCGCTTCATGCCGACCCCTCAAGAGACTTTCGACCGCGCTGTCCGTCTCCACCGCTCTGGCAAGCCCGCCGAGGCCATCCCGCTTTACCGCGAGGTTCTCCACGCGCTGCCCGCTGTGGCCGAGGTGCATCACCAATTCGGCAACGCGCTGAAAAGCCTGCTGCGCTTCACCGAGGCGCTCGTACCGCTCGGTGAAGCCGTCCGCCTCTCGCCGGCCGACGCCGCCATCCGGCTCAACCTCGGCGTCACCTTTCTCGAACTCCGCCAGTACGCCGACGCCGAAGCGCAGTTCCGGCGCGCCTTGGAACTCGAACCCGCGCGCCCCGAGGCGCACAACATCCTGGGCAACGCGCTCTTCTCACGTGGACGGCTGGCGGAGGCTGGAAACTGTTTCCTTGAGGCGCTGCGTCTGCGCCCCGATTACGCGCCCGCGCACGATAACCTCGGCCGCCTCGCTCGCGCGCAAGGTCGTATCGCAGATGCCGTGACGAGCTATCGCGCCGCGCTCGCGCTCCAGCCGCGCCCCGGCACCCACAGCAATCTCCTGATGGCGCTCAATTACCTGCACGGCATCACGCCACAGGAGATTTTCGCCGAGCATCAGCGCTGGGCCGCGCGCTACGCGGAGCCACTGACCACCGCCACGATGGCGCCGGAGCGTGATCGATCCGGCGGCCGCCGTCTTCGCGTGGGCTATCTCTCGCCAGATTTCTCGAATCACGCTGTCGCTTACTTTTTCGAGCCTGTGCTCAAGGCTCATGATCGCGCCACGTTCGAGGTGTTTTGCTACGCCAACGTGCTCGCCCCCGATGCGGTCACGGCGCGTCTGCGCGCGACGGCCGAACACTGGTGCGATCTCGCGCCGCTCTCCGACGATCAGGCGTTGGAGCTCATTCGTCGCGACCGGCTCGACGTGCTGGTGGATCTCGCGGGTCACACGGCGCGCAACCGCTTGCTCGTCTTCGCCCGCCGCGCCGCGCCGGTGCAGATCACGTGGATCGGTTATCCGAACACGACCGGACTCTCGGCGATGGATTTCCGGCTCACCGATGCCGTCAGCGATCCCGTTGGGGCAACCGAAACGCTGCACACGGAAAAACTCGTGCGGCTGCCCGGGCCGTTCTCTGTCTATCAACCGCCCGCCGAAGCGCCCGCAGTCGGGCCATTGCCAGCGCTCGTGGCGAAAGCGGGGATCGTCTTTGGCTGCTTCAACAACTTCGCCAAAGTCACGCCCGAGACCATCGCGCTCTGGTGCCGTCTGCTCACGGCAGTGCCGGGTTCACGGCTTTTCCTGAAGTCGCGCGGTCTCGACGATCCCGATACTGCCAGCCGCATTCGCGACGCCTTTATGCAGGCGGGAGTGATGCCAGAGCGCATCGAACTCGATGGACGCGAACTCTCGGTGCCCGCGCACCTCGCGCTCTACCACCGCGTCGATGTG from Nibricoccus aquaticus includes:
- a CDS encoding glycosyltransferase family 2 protein; this encodes MPSPAPTFAARPLLSLCMIVKNERETLARCLASVKDVVNEIVVVDTGSTDGTQAIAREHGAQLIQSSWENDFSRARNQSLAAATGAWILVLDADEYLLPEDGAALRQLIAQHTDADGRATVAFQLVLQNLSADGRPGMLAHITRVFPNRADVRYEWPIHEQVMTSLSRAGVPVLTLTVKFLHTGYANRERNRAKQLRNREIFQTQIAGGGDLAPMTYFLLGGCHLDLGEHEEALTIYRFALQAARRAPDGDEVARGAHVRVITCLLALGRADEALAEMPVEFDAGWHPELMALRAEAEAKLGRADEARGWYERVLGCVAAPQIPPYDVTELKCDALLFLGAYWKDRGKPARGVQLLRAALALKQEGKAFGPAELAALYERVA
- a CDS encoding flagellin, with the translated sequence MSVVINTNYSATVASNNLASSNAMLQRSLNRLSSGSKIVTPSDDAGGLAVSMKLSAAAKRQGAVASNIGNSVSYLQTQDGALKVTAKVLDRMSELKTLYADPTKNSSDLANYDSEFTALQSQLTSLVAEKFNGVTLFGSSGAAGLTVAVTEDGSTTSAVTLANRELSSTSSGIGALTATTVTSLGSSGLTLSAITSAIQNVATMRAQNGAEQSRLGFAGELLTTNKANLEAANSRIVDVDVAQESTQLARWNTLVQAGTAMLSQANQSAQTALRLIS
- a CDS encoding flagellin — protein: MSVVINTNYSATVASNNLAMSNQNLQKSLNRLSSGSKIVSPADDAGGLAVSMKLSAAAKRSGAAAINIGNSASYLQTQDGVLKVTGKVLERMSELKTLYNDPTKNSTDLSNYDSEFTSLQAQLTSLVAEKFNGVTLFGSTGSAGLTVSVTEDGSTTSAVTLANRDLSSTATGIGALTVSSITSLGSSGLTLTAITSAIQNVATFRAQNGAEQSRLSFAAELLTVNKANLEAANSRIIDVDVASESTQLARWNTLVQAGTAMLSQANQSAQTALRLLQ
- a CDS encoding flagellin, yielding MSVVINTNYSATVASNNLASSNAMLQRSLNRLSSGSKIVTPSDDAGGLAVSMKLSAAAKRQGAVSSNIGNSVSYLQTQDGALKVTGKVLDRMSELKTLYADPTKNSSDLANYDSEFTALQSQLTSLVAEKFNGVTLFGSASLTVAVTEDGSTTSAVSLAGRDLAGTSAGIGALTSSSVTSLGSSGLTLSAITSAIQNVATMRAQNGAEQSRLGFAGELLTTNKANLEAANSRIIDVDVAQESTQLARWNTLVQAGTAMLAQANGSAQTALRLIS
- a CDS encoding tetratricopeptide repeat protein, producing the protein MPTPQETFDRAVRLHRSGKPAEAIPLYREVLHALPAVAEVHHQFGNALKSLLRFTEALVPLGEAVRLSPADAAIRLNLGVTFLELRQYADAEAQFRRALELEPARPEAHNILGNALFSRGRLAEAGNCFLEALRLRPDYAPAHDNLGRLARAQGRIADAVTSYRAALALQPRPGTHSNLLMALNYLHGITPQEIFAEHQRWAARYAEPLTTATMAPERDRSGGRRLRVGYLSPDFSNHAVAYFFEPVLKAHDRATFEVFCYANVLAPDAVTARLRATAEHWCDLAPLSDDQALELIRRDRLDVLVDLAGHTARNRLLVFARRAAPVQITWIGYPNTTGLSAMDFRLTDAVSDPVGATETLHTEKLVRLPGPFSVYQPPAEAPAVGPLPALVAKAGIVFGCFNNFAKVTPETIALWCRLLTAVPGSRLFLKSRGLDDPDTASRIRDAFMQAGVMPERIELDGRELSVPAHLALYHRVDVALDTFPYNGTTTTCEALWMGVPVITLAGETHVARVGSSLLTHLGSADWIAKTPGEYCAKARALVADLTRLSVIRAGLRERMSASPLCDAVGFTRGLEAKYRALVS